The genomic segment TTCGAAACCTTATTTTCAAAAAGGGAATATAACATGACTGCGAGATGTATAGCAAAACCATCATTAACGGCTGTTACAATATGAATCGTGCCCACTATTCTCCCACCCCATATCCTTATTGAGCTATATATACACACTATTCATGGACAGCGCTGGTTTGTGTGATGAAAATACCCAATTATTTCTAGATGGGAGCACAAATCACAGCTGCAGACTTCCGCTAATGCCGCTTTTTTCTGTGATCGTGAAGAAAACCGTTATACGACTAGAGCATGTTCCATCCATCCCCATAAAATATATAAGCTGAGAGAACGACTCGAATTCGGCAATGACCTTATCCCATCAGTCGCGGTATGGGGGTAACTTGTCCAAGCTCCAGACAGGGAACAAGAAAGTACCTATTTAAAAGGGTGATGAAATATGATCTCCTTTGTGGTTGGCAGAGGTATGGGCCATCTCGGTAGATGCATTAGCATAACCGAAAAATTGCAGCAACACCATCTTCCCATTCACGTGTTTGCCTTTCGGGAAACACATGGCTATTTATCGAAAAACCTGCACAATGACGTCCAATTGAAAGCCTTTAAATCCAAGAAATTTGAAGATGGTAAACAAACCACACTATTAATAAATGATTGGCGTTCCGATGTGCCTCGATTTCGCAGTGAGGGGAAAGTCGGTGGAAACACAAAGGTCGTGACCCTCTATCACAGTGACTTTATCATCGAAAAAAATGATTCAGCTCCGATGCAGGAATACAAAAATCGCATTGTAGAAATCGCCAATCAATCCGATATCTTTCTGCATATGAATCTTATACCGCCTAAGCAGACCCAACCGCAAATGAACTGCATCTATATCCCCATTCCTTTAATCACCAGGGAAATCAGCCAGTCACCGGAAGAAGTACGACGCATGTTAGGCCTTCAGCAGAACGAGTCGTTTATTCTGGTTCACATGGGTGGCGGACTCGCTAACCGTTATGAACAGATCGTGAAGTGGTATGATCAAATAAACTCGCTTGCCGGCCGCTATCGATTTGTTGTGGCAGGACAATTGGCAGATGAAGATTACCAATTCGATGAAAGGATCATCAAAGCCCCTCTTATCCCGAATGGCAAAAATCTTGTAAAGGCGGCCAGTCTGGTCATTAGCAAACCGGGCATGGGCATTTTAGGAGATTGCATCTCCACTGGAACCCCATTGCTTTTCCTTCCGCCAGATGATGCGGAACGCGAGCAAAAAATAGATATGCTGCGAGAAATAGCCAATAGTGATAGGATATCGATCCAGGAACCGGAAGAGATTGTACCAAAGATCGAGTATGCTTTAGCAAACAAAGAGGTCATTCAAAAAAGATTTAGCCTTATCCCTACCAACGGCGCTGAGGTCGCAAGCAAAATAATCGAAATG from the Brevibacillus brevis genome contains:
- a CDS encoding glycosyltransferase family 28 protein, coding for MISFVVGRGMGHLGRCISITEKLQQHHLPIHVFAFRETHGYLSKNLHNDVQLKAFKSKKFEDGKQTTLLINDWRSDVPRFRSEGKVGGNTKVVTLYHSDFIIEKNDSAPMQEYKNRIVEIANQSDIFLHMNLIPPKQTQPQMNCIYIPIPLITREISQSPEEVRRMLGLQQNESFILVHMGGGLANRYEQIVKWYDQINSLAGRYRFVVAGQLADEDYQFDERIIKAPLIPNGKNLVKAASLVISKPGMGILGDCISTGTPLLFLPPDDAEREQKIDMLREIANSDRISIQEPEEIVPKIEYALANKEVIQKRFSLIPTNGAEVASKIIEMAYRTPLSKLPKRQEDLLRLTPYSSFGNKDG